CCCGCCAAATTTGTAATCGGATTTAAAAATGTAACGGAAGATGTCTTCCAGGTTGTCTGCGGCGGAAGCATGCGCGTACAGCGGAATTTTTCCTTCACGCCGGAAGCTGAGTGGGCGAATGTCATCCAACCCCAAAATATGGTCCGCGTGAGCGTGCGTATAAAGCACCGCGTCAAGCCGCTTGATCTTTTCCCGAATTGCCTGCTCGCGGAAATCGGGCGTGGTATCAATCAGGACCGTACGGCCGTCGTATTCCACCAGCACAGACGGACGCAGTCGTCGGTCATGCGGATCGTCCGACGTGCACACGCGGCAGTCGCACCCAATGGTGGGAACGCCCATGGACGTTCCGCTGCCCAGCACGGTTAGAATCGCCTTCATTTTTTGTCGAGTGGCGGCATCGCTCCCGGCGGCATGGCGCCGGGCTTGGTGGCGGAAGTTGCAACCGCATTCGTGATTTCAATGAACGCCATGCGCAGCTCAAACAGCACATTTTGCAAGAGCGTCTTTTCGCGATCGGTAAGATTGCCCTTCGTCTTTTCCTGCAGGATCGCCAGCGAATCAATCGTCTGCCGCGCGCCGATGATGTCCACGCGGGGCGGCTCGTTGTCCTGCCGGATCGCGCCCATCTGGATCAGCGCGCTCATGTAAAACGATTCAATCACGCGCTCAAAATTCATTTCCAGCGGCCCGCTCTGCGGCGCTTTGCCGGCTGCGGCAATCATGTCGTCTATTTTTTTGCCGGATTCCTTGTACGCCTCGCTCTGCGCATGCTGCTCTTCGGCCGTGGGTGGCGGCGACATCTCCTCTTCCTGCTCGGCTCCTGGCG
This DNA window, taken from Terriglobia bacterium, encodes the following:
- a CDS encoding DUF1844 domain-containing protein → MAEKKAEFVVTDRRRFGTEGEPRPEAQVAEEEKPAAKPPVAQAPPPPAKPTVPPQAAQPSQSAQTQVQPASPGAEQEEEMSPPPTAEEQHAQSEAYKESGKKIDDMIAAAGKAPQSGPLEMNFERVIESFYMSALIQMGAIRQDNEPPRVDIIGARQTIDSLAILQEKTKGNLTDREKTLLQNVLFELRMAFIEITNAVATSATKPGAMPPGAMPPLDKK